The window CCGTTCGTCTCCACGGTCGTGTGGTAGCCGCGGTCATCGAGACGCTCTAGGAGCGAGACCGCCTCGTCGTGGATGAGTGGCTCACCTCCCGTCAGGACGACGTGCTCGGCGTTCTCGTGTGACTCAACCTCCGCAACGATGTCGTCGAGACTCATGTTGGCGTGGGTGGGCTCCCACGAGGTGTGGTAGGAATCACAGAACCAACACCGGAGGTTACAACCACTCGTCCGAACGAACACCGACGGTTCCCCTGTGAGTTTCCCCTCGCCTTGGAGTGAGTAGAAGAGTTCGTTGATCGGGAGCGTCTCTCCGTCGGCGTTTGGAGTCTTCCCCTGATCGGGGGTCGAATTCACTGGCATTACTGAGTAGCTCCCGCACAGAGTTCTGAGGTCTCTCTGACTCGAGCTGAGACATCCGATACCGAGTCCGGAAGTGCTGCGAGGAGTTTGCGCTCCAAGACGACACTCATCACCTCCGCCGTAGGTGGATAATCTAGTACGACGACCCCGTCACCTTCGCCGCTCTGCTCGAATGCGTCAATCAAGGGATCGCCTTCCTCGAGGAGAAATCGATGATCCCACTCAGATATTATTGAAGTAATATCTCCTTTGTCCACTATCCACCCGTCTTCGGAGAGTGTCCCCG is drawn from Salarchaeum sp. JOR-1 and contains these coding sequences:
- a CDS encoding 6-pyruvoyl tetrahydropterin synthase family protein; this translates as MSLEQESSPQLAEAGERTLYVGEDRPIRISTGHRILHHDGKCSRPHGHNYQVSVKVTGTLSEDGWIVDKGDITSIISEWDHRFLLEEGDPLIDAFEQSGEGDGVVVLDYPPTAEVMSVVLERKLLAALPDSVSDVSARVRETSELCAGATQ